One genomic window of Methanosarcina acetivorans C2A includes the following:
- the mtaB gene encoding methanol--corrinoid protein co-methyltransferase MtaB, with protein MAAKRYTSMAYASADEMSFGVSKYPVKAGLGLEIGAGYTIPEVNYAPRPEAGASKEKLVKEYERITTDIMGRMVQVGFPAVILETEHVQQMSNNPSWGAEVAHAQKTIMEEYHDEYGIKCALRHTIGDIRENRDFLQLRGDKYSVFLEAFEECAKSGADLLSVESMGGKEVFDHAVLRNDVAGMLYAIGCLGSIDMEMIWSDIAAIAQKTGTVAAGDTDCAQANTAMFIGGGLLDKNLAHTLAILARAISAPRSLVAYECGAMGPGKDCGYENIIIKAITGKPMTQEGKTSTCAHSDVLGNLIMQCCDCWSNESVEYHGEFGGTTVQCWSETLAYDCTLMNTALETKNEKVLRDLFMLSDRYRDPQGYVLAYDNAYKVGEAIVKDGEDIYLRAKNAAVACCDIVSEGAAGKLELSRFETKALADAKASLDSLTDDMDKFMDDCLTKYKSEVKVFLPENYGF; from the coding sequence ATGGCAGCAAAAAGATACACTTCAATGGCATATGCAAGCGCAGACGAAATGAGCTTCGGCGTATCCAAGTACCCAGTAAAGGCAGGCCTTGGCCTTGAGATCGGTGCAGGCTACACAATTCCTGAAGTTAACTATGCACCCAGGCCTGAAGCCGGTGCATCCAAGGAAAAACTCGTAAAGGAATACGAGAGAATCACCACCGACATTATGGGCAGAATGGTCCAGGTCGGTTTCCCTGCAGTTATCCTTGAAACCGAACACGTTCAGCAGATGTCCAACAACCCCTCCTGGGGAGCAGAAGTCGCACACGCCCAGAAGACCATCATGGAAGAATACCACGATGAATACGGCATAAAGTGCGCCCTCCGCCACACCATCGGTGACATCCGTGAAAACAGAGACTTCCTCCAGCTCAGAGGCGACAAGTACTCCGTCTTCCTCGAGGCTTTCGAAGAATGCGCAAAGTCCGGTGCTGACCTGCTTTCCGTTGAATCGATGGGTGGTAAGGAAGTATTCGACCACGCAGTTCTCAGAAACGACGTCGCTGGTATGCTCTACGCAATTGGCTGCCTCGGTTCCATCGACATGGAAATGATCTGGTCCGATATTGCAGCAATTGCACAGAAGACCGGCACTGTTGCAGCCGGAGACACCGACTGCGCCCAGGCAAACACCGCAATGTTCATCGGCGGCGGTCTGCTTGACAAGAACCTCGCACACACCCTTGCAATCCTCGCAAGAGCAATCTCCGCACCCAGGTCCCTCGTTGCATACGAATGCGGCGCAATGGGCCCCGGAAAGGACTGCGGATACGAAAACATCATCATCAAAGCCATCACAGGCAAGCCGATGACCCAGGAAGGTAAGACTTCCACCTGCGCTCACTCTGACGTACTGGGTAACCTCATTATGCAGTGCTGTGACTGCTGGTCCAATGAATCCGTCGAATACCACGGTGAATTCGGCGGTACCACTGTTCAGTGCTGGTCCGAGACCCTTGCATACGACTGCACCCTCATGAACACCGCTCTTGAAACCAAGAACGAGAAAGTTCTCAGAGACCTCTTCATGCTTTCTGACAGGTACAGAGACCCACAGGGATATGTCCTTGCCTACGACAATGCATACAAGGTCGGCGAAGCAATTGTTAAGGACGGAGAAGACATCTACCTCAGAGCAAAGAACGCTGCAGTTGCATGCTGCGACATTGTCAGCGAAGGTGCAGCCGGTAAGCTCGAGCTCTCCAGGTTCGAAACCAAAGCCCTCGCAGACGCAAAGGCATCTCTTGACTCCCTCACAGACGACATGGACAAGTTCATGGACGACTGTCTCACAAAGTACAAGAGTGAAGTTAAGGTCTTCCTCCCCGAGAACTACGGCTTCTAA
- a CDS encoding UDP-N-acetylglucosamine--N-acetylmuramyl-(pentapeptide) pyrophosphoryl-undecaprenol N-acetylglucosamine transferase — protein MKIMIFICGEGLGHTSRCLALGKELLNAGHEIKFGAYGYSKELVEKTGYTAQEIPSEIKLVGKAGSLDLTGSIEATLKSAQLLGGPKLLKLLREFKPDVVVSDSYYLGTLAAMVLKLPVYLIINQSNMEEFFKNRGVPVRIIGKLTKKFYKEVFEKTDKIIIPDYPLPYTVCRKNLNFAPKLRGKLFYSGPLVREKYEDIDSIPLEKPHVVSLIGGFGYREPIFRKVLTTAMLDPGINYTLISGPSLDPSKLGGVPKNVRILNFVEDTYPYIKSSDAVIAPGGHSTIMEALSFGVPILSFPDEGHSEQESNAAVVEEEGYGRMLSYSTPPEVILECIREVIEDEAYRNKVERLQRLSGELDGPKTIRKLLEKEIGKKAS, from the coding sequence ATGAAAATAATGATTTTTATATGCGGAGAGGGGCTTGGTCATACTAGCCGCTGCCTTGCGCTGGGAAAAGAACTTCTAAATGCAGGGCATGAGATCAAATTCGGAGCTTACGGCTATTCAAAGGAACTGGTGGAAAAAACAGGGTATACGGCTCAGGAAATCCCTTCGGAAATAAAACTGGTAGGGAAGGCAGGGAGCCTTGATTTGACAGGATCGATCGAAGCAACCCTCAAAAGTGCCCAGCTCCTCGGAGGCCCGAAGCTTCTCAAGCTGCTCAGAGAATTCAAACCCGATGTGGTGGTTTCGGACAGCTACTACCTGGGGACTCTTGCAGCAATGGTCCTTAAGCTTCCCGTATATCTGATCATCAACCAGTCGAATATGGAAGAGTTTTTCAAGAACAGGGGAGTTCCGGTTCGGATTATTGGGAAGCTGACAAAGAAGTTCTACAAAGAAGTCTTTGAAAAAACCGATAAAATAATTATTCCTGACTACCCCCTGCCCTACACCGTCTGCAGAAAAAATCTGAATTTTGCCCCCAAACTCCGGGGAAAACTGTTCTACAGCGGCCCTCTTGTGAGGGAGAAATATGAAGATATAGACAGCATCCCTCTGGAAAAACCGCATGTCGTTTCCCTGATAGGAGGCTTCGGGTACAGGGAACCGATTTTCAGGAAAGTACTAACAACTGCCATGCTTGACCCGGGAATTAACTATACGCTTATTTCAGGCCCTTCCCTTGACCCTTCAAAGCTCGGGGGAGTCCCGAAAAACGTTCGGATTCTCAACTTTGTTGAAGATACCTATCCTTATATCAAGAGTTCGGATGCCGTAATAGCTCCAGGCGGGCACAGCACAATCATGGAAGCTTTAAGCTTCGGGGTTCCCATCCTCTCTTTCCCGGACGAGGGGCACAGCGAACAGGAGAGTAATGCTGCAGTGGTGGAGGAAGAAGGCTATGGAAGAATGCTCAGTTACTCCACCCCTCCCGAGGTCATTCTTGAATGTATAAGGGAAGTCATTGAAGATGAGGCATACAGAAACAAAGTCGAGAGATTGCAGCGCCTTTCCGGGGAGCTTGACGGGCCAAAAACGATAAGAAAACTGCTGGAAAAAGAAATAGGGAAAAAAGCCTCCTGA
- a CDS encoding SWIM zinc finger family protein: protein MVSERENADPFRALKWSDLNKWADSRTTSRGKDHQQTGKVEKIRRTPEGKLLAMVRGRKEYFAEVTLENGVLNSICTCPVAHDCKHGVAVVLEYLELLKQGKEVPVLSEGDTFLLRARRMQEGAETFESLKPGKSSRMPLREWLEGLNKGELVDILMEFSEKSPVFGNYLRDRQDLAMENIGGILGSIYSELDLLWGDAQEYEPWDYESTRHDFSNVQARMEILHDAEHYDELISIGKEIMDRYEYIVEYDSEGEIGMEISDCMSIVFKALSASFRPVHERMLEALEFELKDEFDIIGEHKFWGEELPPEEWKSFAEILKNRLHEIEEGYFPDYSKSDRDHVVDRLVQALQNAGLFEEAIHLCEREAEEKGSYVRLVGMLLESGQKEKAKEWIYRGIRETRKKPRITTQLRQTLLEIKEKEGDLFFVASLQTENFFRDPNLSSYLDMWIAAEKAGIWQEVREKAHRYLENGEIPSIRLKNRAEILIIPGTLPATGLLDPDDFREIKPPVLDLLIKIAIEEKAPDEVVRWYRELKKGGETAKRYAYHIDENKISNAVHEKYPDIATEIWKKLAEELISKTNVNTYGEAAVHLRKIKETMEAGGQKREWEIYLRGIREENKRKKRLIEILDTLGKERIIEE, encoded by the coding sequence ATGGTTTCGGAGAGAGAAAACGCCGACCCGTTCCGAGCTCTCAAATGGAGCGACCTCAATAAATGGGCCGACTCAAGGACCACTTCAAGGGGAAAGGACCATCAGCAGACAGGAAAGGTAGAGAAGATAAGACGTACCCCGGAAGGAAAGCTGCTCGCAATGGTGCGGGGAAGAAAGGAGTATTTTGCAGAGGTTACCCTGGAAAACGGGGTACTGAATTCTATATGCACATGTCCTGTGGCCCACGACTGTAAACATGGGGTAGCAGTTGTTCTGGAGTATCTTGAGCTCCTGAAACAGGGAAAAGAAGTCCCTGTCCTTTCCGAGGGAGACACGTTCCTCCTGAGGGCCAGGCGCATGCAGGAGGGAGCCGAAACTTTTGAAAGCCTTAAACCCGGAAAAAGTTCTCGGATGCCCCTGCGGGAATGGCTCGAAGGGCTGAATAAAGGCGAACTGGTAGATATCCTGATGGAGTTCTCGGAAAAGAGTCCTGTTTTCGGCAACTACCTCCGGGACAGGCAAGACCTTGCAATGGAAAATATAGGGGGAATTCTCGGAAGCATCTATTCCGAACTGGACCTGCTCTGGGGAGACGCACAGGAGTACGAACCGTGGGATTATGAAAGTACAAGGCATGATTTTTCAAACGTGCAGGCTAGGATGGAAATCCTGCATGATGCAGAGCACTACGATGAGCTGATAAGTATCGGGAAAGAAATCATGGACCGCTATGAATATATTGTGGAGTATGATTCGGAAGGGGAAATCGGGATGGAAATTTCCGACTGTATGAGCATTGTATTCAAAGCCCTTTCCGCATCCTTCCGCCCGGTCCACGAAAGGATGCTTGAAGCCTTAGAGTTTGAATTAAAAGACGAATTCGACATCATTGGGGAACATAAGTTCTGGGGAGAGGAGTTGCCCCCGGAAGAGTGGAAAAGCTTTGCAGAAATCCTGAAAAACCGCCTGCATGAAATTGAAGAAGGGTACTTCCCTGACTATTCAAAATCGGACAGGGACCATGTGGTTGACCGGTTGGTCCAGGCCCTGCAAAACGCAGGCCTTTTTGAAGAAGCTATCCATCTTTGTGAACGCGAAGCCGAAGAGAAGGGCAGTTATGTCCGACTGGTTGGGATGCTGCTTGAATCAGGACAAAAAGAAAAGGCAAAAGAATGGATCTACCGGGGAATCAGAGAAACCCGGAAAAAACCCAGAATTACCACACAACTCCGTCAAACACTTCTCGAAATTAAAGAAAAAGAAGGAGATCTGTTTTTTGTAGCGTCCCTTCAGACTGAAAATTTTTTTAGAGATCCGAACCTTTCTTCCTATCTTGACATGTGGATAGCAGCCGAAAAAGCCGGGATCTGGCAGGAAGTCAGGGAAAAAGCTCATCGATACCTTGAAAATGGAGAAATACCCTCAATCCGGCTCAAAAACCGGGCCGAAATTTTAATCATCCCCGGGACTCTTCCCGCAACAGGGCTTCTTGATCCCGATGACTTCAGAGAGATTAAACCTCCTGTTCTTGACCTGCTGATCAAAATAGCCATCGAAGAAAAAGCTCCAGATGAGGTTGTCAGGTGGTACCGAGAACTAAAAAAGGGAGGGGAAACAGCAAAACGCTACGCATATCATATCGACGAAAACAAAATCTCAAACGCCGTTCATGAGAAATACCCCGATATTGCGACAGAAATATGGAAAAAGCTTGCCGAAGAGCTCATTTCAAAAACAAATGTGAATACCTACGGAGAGGCTGCCGTACACCTCCGGAAGATCAAAGAGACCATGGAAGCAGGGGGACAAAAAAGAGAATGGGAAATATATCTCCGTGGGATCAGGGAGGAAAATAAACGCAAAAAGAGACTTATTGAAATTCTTGATACGCTGGGAAAAGAGCGGATCATTGAGGAGTAA
- a CDS encoding helix-turn-helix transcriptional regulator has product MQSELIDVVFRSQKRRDLLLLLGEEPRTMEDIKVLLDVSPTAILPQIKRLTDSNLVIQKNGSYELTDMGEQVFKKARALVDVLTLVEKDNYWIEHDLGGIPQYLLDKIGEIKDCNLVKADPSQIFEPNTELLEYFASSRYLMVFSSFYRPEFLPLYSKLGRLESEVSLIFTESVLEKFLYNYEKKIRRLATMDNTELCVCKDGVKIAELIVSDRGMMISLFDSQGRFYHEYMYCSEPQAISWARELFDFYESRALRVDGEKSLDSFICTPESGAFSESLLLSLH; this is encoded by the coding sequence ATGCAATCTGAGTTAATAGATGTAGTATTTCGTTCTCAGAAAAGAAGAGACCTCCTCTTACTGCTGGGAGAGGAACCCCGCACAATGGAAGATATTAAAGTCCTCCTTGATGTTTCTCCCACGGCTATCTTGCCCCAGATCAAGAGGCTTACGGACAGTAACCTTGTTATTCAGAAAAATGGCAGCTATGAATTGACAGATATGGGAGAGCAGGTCTTCAAAAAAGCCAGGGCCCTTGTTGATGTCCTTACCCTGGTTGAAAAAGATAACTACTGGATCGAACACGACCTGGGGGGAATTCCCCAGTACCTACTTGATAAGATCGGGGAAATTAAGGACTGCAATCTGGTTAAAGCTGATCCCAGCCAGATTTTCGAGCCGAATACCGAGCTTCTGGAATATTTCGCTTCTTCCCGCTACCTTATGGTATTTTCATCTTTCTACAGGCCGGAGTTCCTGCCCCTCTATTCCAAGCTAGGAAGGCTTGAGTCAGAGGTCTCCCTTATTTTCACGGAATCGGTACTCGAAAAGTTCCTGTATAACTATGAAAAGAAAATCAGAAGGCTTGCCACAATGGATAACACCGAACTTTGCGTCTGTAAGGATGGTGTAAAAATTGCCGAACTTATTGTCTCGGATCGCGGGATGATGATCTCTCTTTTTGACAGCCAGGGAAGGTTCTATCACGAATATATGTACTGTTCCGAACCTCAGGCTATTTCCTGGGCAAGAGAGCTCTTTGATTTCTACGAATCAAGGGCATTAAGGGTTGATGGCGAGAAGAGCCTTGACAGTTTTATATGCACACCCGAAAGCGGAGCTTTTTCAGAATCTCTGCTCTTAAGCCTCCACTGA
- a CDS encoding PHP domain-containing protein: MRGKPKNNPRTTVSSELAETLVQEGWKKVDLHVHSSCSYDVPPAKAMHPSVLFEKARAKGLDYVTFTDHDTVEAYNLLGWDREGLVPGVEISIKDPENIGHTLHVNVFELDSEEFGELEAIVNQEHDFKSFIRYLRLHDLPHIYNHPFWFAIGDRPNLRAVPELIKQFPVIEYNMQDLTEKNLITAALARKYGKGLAATTDSHTGGMGAVYTLAKGDSFREYFDNIKNGRSYMVIEGGARRHLTKELNAWVELVFSMDRNARGEVGFTTNVKTFDRLIGFFANGKIREFPRINGLAMKFFQNFSRSGLPAYMYMRAEKPLISRIEKVVNLTA; encoded by the coding sequence ATGCGAGGAAAACCCAAAAATAATCCAAGAACAACGGTAAGCTCTGAGCTTGCAGAAACTTTAGTTCAGGAGGGATGGAAAAAGGTGGATCTGCACGTGCACTCCTCCTGTTCCTATGATGTCCCTCCCGCAAAGGCAATGCACCCTTCGGTTCTTTTTGAAAAGGCAAGGGCCAAGGGGCTTGATTACGTGACCTTTACCGACCATGATACTGTCGAAGCATATAACCTGCTTGGCTGGGACAGGGAAGGGCTGGTCCCGGGGGTCGAGATTTCAATCAAAGACCCTGAAAACATAGGACATACCCTTCACGTTAATGTTTTTGAACTCGATTCCGAAGAGTTCGGAGAGCTTGAGGCAATTGTAAACCAGGAACATGACTTTAAAAGCTTTATCCGCTACCTCAGGCTTCACGACCTCCCGCACATCTATAACCACCCCTTCTGGTTTGCCATAGGGGACAGGCCCAACCTCCGGGCTGTGCCTGAACTCATAAAACAGTTCCCTGTTATCGAATACAACATGCAGGACTTAACGGAAAAAAACCTGATAACGGCTGCCCTTGCCCGAAAATATGGAAAAGGGCTTGCTGCCACTACGGACAGCCACACCGGAGGCATGGGGGCCGTCTATACGCTCGCAAAAGGCGATTCTTTCAGAGAATATTTTGATAACATCAAAAACGGCAGGTCCTATATGGTGATTGAGGGGGGAGCCAGGCGGCACCTTACAAAAGAACTGAATGCCTGGGTCGAACTGGTCTTTTCCATGGACCGGAATGCAAGGGGAGAAGTGGGTTTCACCACAAATGTGAAGACTTTTGACAGGTTGATAGGTTTTTTTGCAAACGGGAAAATAAGGGAGTTTCCCAGGATTAACGGGCTGGCAATGAAATTTTTCCAGAATTTTTCTCGCTCAGGACTTCCTGCTTATATGTACATGAGGGCTGAAAAGCCGCTGATTTCAAGGATAGAAAAAGTAGTTAATCTGACGGCATGA
- a CDS encoding 4Fe-4S binding protein, with amino-acid sequence MPAKVNKEECTACGTCVEECPVEAIVIDEDAGCAVVDEDECVDCGACEEACPVGAIKTE; translated from the coding sequence ATGCCAGCAAAAGTCAACAAAGAAGAATGTACAGCATGCGGAACCTGTGTGGAAGAGTGTCCTGTAGAAGCAATCGTTATCGATGAGGATGCGGGTTGTGCGGTTGTGGACGAAGACGAATGCGTGGACTGCGGCGCCTGTGAAGAAGCCTGCCCTGTAGGGGCTATAAAGACCGAATAA
- a CDS encoding helix-turn-helix transcriptional regulator, with the protein MSMELQLIDTIFFSDKRKNLLIFLKNGPKTIEEIKTELEVSSSPIMAQIRILLKDGLLVQKENSYELSVKGKLVVPKMEPLLSTFRVFDENHDYWARQNLLTLPTHLLDRIGDLGSCMELVPDRTHIFDYPPEIMDPLYRSKTVMEVSSFFRPGYPGLYLDLANKGIEVSLVLEKPIYRKLVSDYRPEVVEFLNLENTQIFVCENKIELASSLVTDRFISLSMISKDGRYYNHEMVSFEKSAIEWGQELYAYYRDMSEEIKEI; encoded by the coding sequence ATGAGTATGGAACTGCAGTTAATAGATACTATTTTCTTTTCAGACAAACGAAAAAATCTGCTTATATTCCTGAAGAATGGGCCAAAAACGATTGAAGAGATCAAGACTGAACTTGAAGTCAGTTCCAGCCCGATTATGGCTCAGATCCGTATCCTGCTCAAAGACGGGCTGCTGGTGCAGAAAGAGAACAGTTACGAACTTTCTGTAAAAGGGAAACTTGTAGTCCCCAAAATGGAACCTCTTCTTTCCACATTCCGGGTCTTTGATGAAAACCATGATTACTGGGCAAGGCAGAACCTCCTCACTCTTCCCACCCACCTGCTTGATCGGATCGGGGATCTCGGCAGCTGTATGGAGCTTGTGCCTGACAGGACTCATATTTTTGATTACCCTCCTGAAATAATGGATCCCCTCTACAGGTCAAAAACAGTCATGGAGGTTTCTTCTTTTTTCCGCCCCGGGTATCCGGGCCTTTACCTTGACCTTGCGAATAAAGGCATTGAAGTTTCTCTTGTTCTCGAAAAACCCATCTACAGAAAACTGGTCTCCGACTACAGACCGGAAGTTGTAGAGTTCCTTAACCTGGAAAATACGCAGATCTTTGTCTGTGAAAATAAAATCGAACTTGCGTCCAGCCTTGTTACGGACCGCTTTATCTCTCTGTCCATGATCTCCAAAGATGGAAGATACTATAACCATGAAATGGTGAGCTTTGAGAAAAGCGCCATTGAATGGGGGCAGGAACTTTACGCCTATTACAGGGACATGTCGGAAGAGATAAAGGAAATCTGA
- a CDS encoding UDP-N-acetylglucosamine--N-acetylmuramyl-(pentapeptide) pyrophosphoryl-undecaprenol N-acetylglucosamine transferase: MKILLFICGEGLGHTSRCLALGKEFLAAGHEVSFGAYGYSRELVRKTGYSAWEIQPEIRLIGETGIFDIGKSIKETLRNLSPVGFRKLLKLIEVLEPDVVLSDGYYSGILAARSRKVPVYFIGHQFNMEEFFQKKGPLLAVAGKLVRRFYNYIFSSVDGIMVPDYPLPYSVNRRNFTIPRALNPNIFFSGPLIRSRYREVEAKAFRHPNVLSTIGAFGYRAAIFRKVLEAAKLDPDIHYTFIAGPGIVPEQFPEIPENVEFTGFTDNPFPYYRGSDLVITAGGHGTIMESLAFGLPVLSFPDEKHTEQENNATVLEDAGYGKRMSYLTRPEVILACIREVLEDENYRRKTRRLMELAEVLDGPAAVRKLLEEKFGERSAGKENSKEET, from the coding sequence ATGAAAATCTTGCTGTTCATATGCGGAGAAGGGCTCGGGCATACAAGCCGATGCCTTGCGCTGGGGAAAGAGTTTCTGGCTGCAGGGCATGAGGTGAGCTTTGGAGCTTATGGATACTCAAGGGAGCTGGTGAGAAAAACAGGCTATTCGGCATGGGAGATCCAGCCGGAAATAAGGCTGATAGGAGAGACCGGGATCTTTGACATCGGAAAATCCATCAAAGAAACCCTGAGAAATCTTTCCCCTGTCGGGTTCAGGAAACTCCTTAAGCTGATCGAAGTCCTGGAGCCTGATGTGGTCCTTTCTGACGGGTACTACTCAGGTATCCTTGCGGCACGTTCAAGGAAAGTTCCTGTTTACTTCATAGGGCATCAGTTCAATATGGAAGAATTTTTTCAGAAAAAGGGACCTCTTTTAGCTGTGGCAGGAAAGCTTGTCCGAAGGTTTTACAACTACATCTTTAGCAGCGTTGACGGGATAATGGTTCCTGATTACCCGCTCCCTTACTCCGTAAATCGAAGAAATTTCACCATCCCAAGAGCGCTAAATCCCAATATCTTTTTCAGCGGTCCCCTCATCCGGAGCAGGTACAGGGAAGTTGAAGCAAAAGCCTTCCGACATCCGAATGTCCTTTCAACAATCGGAGCCTTCGGGTACAGGGCAGCTATCTTCCGGAAGGTTCTTGAGGCTGCAAAACTCGACCCGGACATCCACTATACTTTTATTGCAGGTCCCGGGATAGTCCCCGAACAGTTTCCTGAAATCCCTGAAAACGTTGAATTTACGGGATTTACGGATAATCCCTTTCCTTACTACAGGGGCTCGGACCTGGTAATTACTGCCGGAGGGCACGGTACCATTATGGAGAGCCTCGCCTTCGGACTTCCCGTGCTTTCCTTTCCGGATGAAAAACATACGGAGCAGGAAAATAATGCCACCGTGCTCGAAGATGCAGGATACGGAAAGCGGATGAGTTACCTGACGCGCCCGGAGGTTATCCTTGCCTGTATCCGGGAAGTCCTGGAAGATGAGAATTACAGGAGAAAAACCCGACGGCTGATGGAACTTGCCGAAGTGCTGGACGGACCTGCGGCTGTCAGGAAACTTCTTGAAGAGAAGTTTGGAGAAAGGTCCGCGGGAAAAGAAAACTCAAAGGAAGAAACCTGA
- the mtaC gene encoding methanol--corrinoid protein MtaC, with the protein MLDFTEASLKKVLTRYNVALEKAMTPEEAAEELYPKDELIYPISKAIFEGEEDDVIEGLQAAMDAGKDPIALIDDALMIGMGVVTKLYDEGIIFLPNVMMSADAMLEGIEFCKENSETAPVTKGTVVCHVAEGDVHDIGKNIVTALLRANGYDVVDLGRDVPVDEVVNAVIANKPLMVTGTALMTTTMYAFKEVNDKLLEKGIKTPFACGGGAVNQDFVSQYALGVYGEEAADAPKIADAIVAGTTEIAALREKFHKH; encoded by the coding sequence ATGTTGGACTTTACAGAGGCAAGTCTGAAAAAGGTATTAACCAGATACAATGTGGCTCTGGAAAAGGCAATGACGCCAGAAGAAGCCGCAGAAGAGCTCTATCCTAAGGACGAACTTATTTACCCGATCTCAAAAGCCATCTTCGAAGGAGAAGAAGATGACGTGATCGAGGGTCTCCAGGCTGCAATGGATGCAGGTAAGGACCCAATCGCACTCATCGATGATGCCCTCATGATCGGTATGGGCGTTGTCACCAAGCTCTACGATGAAGGTATAATTTTCCTCCCCAATGTCATGATGTCTGCCGACGCCATGCTCGAAGGTATCGAATTCTGTAAGGAAAACTCCGAAACTGCCCCTGTAACAAAGGGAACTGTTGTCTGCCACGTTGCAGAAGGCGACGTCCACGACATCGGTAAGAACATCGTTACCGCTCTCCTCAGAGCAAACGGCTACGATGTAGTAGACCTCGGAAGGGACGTCCCTGTGGACGAAGTTGTCAATGCAGTTATTGCAAACAAACCTCTTATGGTCACAGGTACTGCACTCATGACCACCACCATGTACGCATTCAAGGAAGTTAATGACAAACTCCTCGAAAAGGGTATTAAAACCCCATTCGCATGCGGTGGCGGAGCAGTTAACCAGGACTTCGTGTCCCAGTATGCACTCGGTGTGTATGGTGAAGAAGCAGCCGATGCCCCCAAGATTGCTGACGCAATCGTTGCAGGTACCACAGAGATCGCAGCATTAAGAGAGAAATTCCACAAGCACTGA
- a CDS encoding DNA-deoxyinosine glycosylase, which translates to MIKRGFPAVLDENTEILILGSLPSDESIRKQQYYGNPGNDFWRLVGHAIGENLQDMAYEKKLKTLKHNRIGLWDVFKAGSREGSQDSKIGDEEINDFSGLKEMVPKLRLICFNGRKAGEYEPLLRGMGYETKVLPSSSGANRRFSKNRESEWEAVFRH; encoded by the coding sequence ATGATAAAGCGAGGTTTTCCTGCAGTCCTTGATGAAAATACCGAGATCCTTATTCTGGGGTCCCTTCCGAGTGATGAGTCCATCCGGAAGCAGCAGTACTACGGAAATCCGGGCAACGATTTCTGGAGGCTAGTCGGACATGCGATTGGAGAAAACCTTCAGGACATGGCTTATGAAAAAAAACTTAAAACCCTGAAACACAACCGAATAGGGCTCTGGGACGTGTTTAAAGCCGGGAGCCGGGAAGGGAGTCAGGACTCAAAGATCGGGGACGAAGAAATAAATGATTTTTCAGGCCTGAAAGAAATGGTCCCGAAGCTCAGGCTCATCTGTTTCAACGGCAGGAAAGCCGGAGAATACGAACCTCTCCTGAGGGGAATGGGGTATGAAACAAAGGTCTTACCCTCTTCAAGCGGGGCTAACCGGAGATTCTCAAAAAATAGGGAATCGGAGTGGGAGGCTGTTTTCAGGCATTAA